A single genomic interval of Stieleria maiorica harbors:
- a CDS encoding DUF1552 domain-containing protein, translating to MSKRPEMIERKMLDRRTVLRGSAAMLGLPLLEAMTPMAKSAFASAEAIQRPVRMACIFVPNGVIMPQWKPIVGPSGQPTDWECSETLQPLAPLKHKLNVISNLTHDNGRGYKDGAGDHARCGATFLTAARPLKTSGNIRLGISVDQVAASQLAGQTRLSSIELGIEGSRNAGSCDSGYSCAYSSNISWRNETQPMPKETVPRLAFERMFGSGDLAERRESNRIRKSVLDVVRGDAQRLMKQLGRTDQRKMDEYFSGVREIEQRIERSEQEDAAALPDIEVPFGRVEAFREHARLMFDLMVLAFQTDTTRVATMMLDNAGGNRRYTEIGVSDGHHGMSHHRDKPELVGNLRKIDRYLVEQYAYFLEKLDATEDAGGSLLDQSMVLYGSGISDGNRHRHEDLPIVLAGGASGQIETGRYLDAGKECPMANLFLTMLDLMGTPAESIGDSSGRLTI from the coding sequence ATGAGCAAGAGACCTGAAATGATTGAACGCAAGATGTTGGATCGCCGGACTGTCTTACGGGGATCGGCAGCAATGTTGGGGCTGCCGTTGCTGGAGGCGATGACGCCGATGGCGAAAAGCGCGTTTGCGTCAGCCGAAGCGATCCAGCGCCCGGTACGCATGGCATGCATCTTTGTCCCCAACGGCGTGATCATGCCGCAGTGGAAACCGATCGTCGGCCCATCCGGGCAGCCGACCGACTGGGAATGCAGCGAGACGCTTCAGCCGCTGGCGCCGCTGAAGCACAAGTTGAACGTGATCTCCAATCTGACGCACGACAACGGACGCGGCTACAAAGATGGAGCTGGCGACCACGCCCGATGTGGCGCGACGTTCTTGACCGCGGCGCGTCCGCTGAAAACCAGCGGCAACATTCGCTTGGGCATTTCCGTTGACCAGGTCGCCGCGTCTCAGCTGGCCGGGCAGACACGCTTGTCATCGATCGAACTCGGTATCGAAGGCAGTCGGAACGCCGGCAGTTGTGATTCCGGTTACAGCTGTGCCTACAGCAGCAACATCTCCTGGCGCAACGAGACGCAACCGATGCCCAAGGAGACGGTGCCACGGTTGGCATTCGAACGCATGTTCGGAAGCGGCGACTTGGCCGAACGACGGGAATCGAATCGAATTCGCAAGAGCGTGCTGGATGTCGTTCGCGGGGACGCACAACGGCTGATGAAGCAACTCGGCCGAACCGACCAGCGAAAGATGGACGAGTATTTTTCCGGGGTGCGGGAAATCGAGCAGCGGATCGAACGGAGCGAACAAGAAGATGCCGCGGCGCTGCCCGACATCGAGGTCCCCTTCGGCCGCGTCGAAGCGTTCCGCGAACACGCGCGGCTGATGTTTGATCTGATGGTCCTCGCGTTCCAAACCGATACGACGCGGGTTGCGACCATGATGCTGGACAATGCCGGCGGCAACCGTCGCTACACCGAAATCGGCGTCAGTGATGGGCACCACGGAATGAGCCACCACCGCGACAAGCCCGAACTGGTCGGGAATCTGCGCAAGATCGATCGCTACCTGGTCGAACAGTACGCCTATTTCCTGGAGAAGCTCGACGCGACGGAGGACGCCGGCGGGTCGTTGTTGGACCAGTCGATGGTGCTCTACGGCAGCGGCATCAGCGACGGCAATCGCCACCGTCACGAAGATTTGCCGATCGTACTGGCCGGCGGCGCCTCGGGGCAGATCGAAACCGGTCGCTACCTCGATGCCGGCAAAGAATGCCCGATGGCGAACCTGTTCCTGACCATGCTGGATCTGATGGGGACGCCCGCCGAATCGATCGGCGACAGCAGCGGGCGTTTGACGATCTAG
- a CDS encoding TonB-dependent receptor plug domain-containing protein: MIRSTLFVLCCLAGGLPMRAGGEEPAPAVPTFGAFELQGASEPRGAAGLVPVTPEPLDGPDVGLEEPAENAAGVADEPTGTEEPLGSGLGFDLPSLEEFSEQPLLVPVEAPATLATLDTIDEVAPVAIEGGIPAISRITPAAVTRIAAPTIWSSGARNLDELFDILVPNYQHVHQVATGPKMGMRGIISDRDDKILLKVNGRIMNNRGESGAYHERDLPLMGDLYIADFLRGPGGATDGPGAIAGVINLQTHTGLTFQGFDATVRQGFMDEFTATEFRYGRKFNEDSGVFLYYGFATQDGADQSDAPLVFGRSFTARDNIPVTAGEPVTFDVQDDGRGYRSKPKHKLHAQLTEGNLNAWVRYTRGGQQIDPDRRDVALQPAGDALPGDSFDDLLTSQAGYQQLTFAGKYLLECTETFDVEWMASWDLFDFERFTPRDGIITNREDEFYTRLLARWTPNERHTLAFGTAFSYEWFGLNSPGFPGLPANVEGVPPSIEGPWETDTFSLMGEYVLRFNERWTAFAGLRSDKHSYSDWLLSPRTALVFAPNERDTYKSIWTVANRRATDGDLRRQFVETGTFSEAEENESVEFRYERQPCDHLFFAASGFYQYYTAIGFDPTPTVRRQTVLGKFKIAGLELESAYRTKHYQWSVSHAYTQLVDGFLPDITRNQGITAEPYGFGSDLVSWSPQQTKLYANRQWNSLWSTSGSLRAYWGFPGDEDLANYNASLADPNGFLPYIDPGYKKAFRGSYFLDFGIQRDLCCGQGRLRLDFYNVLGWIDKDLNKRNVLRRAYYRSEAAAIALTYQKKF, translated from the coding sequence ATGATTCGATCGACGCTGTTTGTGCTGTGCTGTTTGGCTGGTGGTCTGCCGATGCGGGCTGGAGGAGAAGAGCCGGCGCCGGCGGTGCCCACGTTCGGTGCATTCGAGCTTCAGGGCGCGTCGGAACCGCGGGGAGCCGCCGGCCTGGTCCCGGTCACGCCGGAACCACTCGACGGACCAGACGTCGGTCTCGAGGAGCCAGCGGAAAACGCTGCCGGAGTCGCTGACGAGCCGACCGGAACCGAGGAACCGCTGGGAAGCGGGCTGGGGTTTGATCTGCCTTCGTTGGAGGAGTTTTCTGAGCAACCGCTGCTGGTTCCGGTCGAGGCGCCGGCGACGCTGGCAACGTTGGACACGATCGACGAAGTGGCTCCCGTTGCAATCGAAGGCGGGATCCCGGCGATTTCCCGAATCACCCCGGCTGCGGTCACGCGGATCGCGGCCCCGACGATCTGGTCGTCCGGTGCAAGGAACCTGGACGAACTGTTCGATATCCTGGTGCCGAACTACCAGCACGTGCACCAGGTCGCCACCGGTCCCAAGATGGGCATGCGTGGGATCATCAGTGACCGCGACGACAAGATCCTGTTGAAGGTCAATGGCCGCATCATGAACAACCGCGGGGAGTCGGGGGCGTATCATGAGCGGGACCTGCCGCTGATGGGCGATCTGTACATCGCGGACTTTCTGCGCGGGCCTGGCGGGGCGACCGATGGTCCGGGAGCGATCGCCGGCGTGATCAACTTGCAAACGCACACGGGGTTAACGTTCCAGGGCTTTGACGCGACGGTGCGTCAGGGATTCATGGATGAGTTCACCGCGACGGAATTCCGCTACGGTCGGAAATTCAATGAAGATTCCGGCGTGTTTCTGTACTACGGTTTCGCGACCCAAGACGGGGCCGACCAATCCGACGCGCCGTTGGTGTTCGGCCGCAGCTTTACCGCCAGGGACAACATCCCGGTCACGGCGGGCGAACCGGTCACGTTCGACGTCCAAGATGACGGCCGCGGGTATCGATCCAAGCCCAAGCACAAACTTCACGCGCAACTGACCGAAGGCAATCTGAATGCTTGGGTTCGCTACACGCGCGGCGGCCAACAAATCGATCCCGACCGGCGCGACGTCGCTTTGCAACCGGCCGGCGACGCCCTTCCCGGTGACAGCTTTGACGACTTGCTGACGTCTCAAGCCGGATACCAGCAGCTGACGTTTGCGGGCAAGTATCTGCTGGAGTGCACGGAAACGTTTGATGTGGAATGGATGGCCAGTTGGGACCTGTTTGATTTCGAGCGATTCACGCCGCGCGACGGCATCATCACCAACCGCGAAGACGAGTTCTACACGCGTTTGCTGGCCCGATGGACACCAAATGAACGCCACACGTTGGCCTTCGGTACCGCGTTTTCTTACGAGTGGTTCGGGCTGAACAGCCCCGGTTTTCCGGGATTGCCGGCAAATGTCGAAGGGGTGCCGCCGAGCATCGAGGGGCCCTGGGAAACCGACACGTTTTCTTTGATGGGAGAATACGTGTTGCGATTCAACGAACGTTGGACCGCCTTCGCCGGACTGCGTAGCGACAAGCACTCGTACAGCGACTGGCTGCTTTCACCGCGGACCGCGTTGGTGTTCGCGCCCAACGAGCGGGACACGTACAAGTCGATCTGGACGGTGGCCAATCGACGCGCCACCGACGGCGACCTGAGGCGACAGTTCGTCGAAACGGGGACGTTCAGTGAGGCCGAAGAAAACGAAAGTGTCGAATTCCGCTACGAGCGACAACCTTGCGATCACTTGTTCTTTGCGGCCAGCGGGTTTTATCAGTACTACACCGCGATCGGATTCGATCCGACGCCCACGGTCCGGCGACAGACGGTCTTGGGGAAGTTCAAGATCGCCGGATTGGAATTGGAATCAGCCTATCGGACCAAACATTACCAGTGGTCCGTCTCACATGCCTACACGCAACTGGTCGATGGGTTTCTTCCCGACATCACGCGGAATCAGGGCATCACGGCCGAGCCGTACGGATTCGGCAGCGACTTGGTGAGCTGGTCGCCGCAACAAACCAAGTTGTATGCCAACCGGCAGTGGAATTCGCTGTGGAGCACCAGCGGATCGTTGCGTGCGTACTGGGGATTTCCCGGTGACGAAGACCTGGCCAATTACAACGCCAGTCTGGCCGACCCCAACGGGTTTTTGCCCTACATCGATCCGGGATACAAGAAGGCGTTTCGCGGCAGCTATTTCCTGGACTTCGGCATCCAACGCGACCTCTGTTGCGGTCAGGGGCGGCTGCGATTGGACTTCTACAATGTGCTCGGCTGGATCGACAAAGATCTGAATAAACGCAATGTGCTCCGTCGCGCGTATTATCGCAGCGAAGCGGCGGCGATCGCGTTGACGTATCAGAAGAAGTTTTAG
- a CDS encoding YfiR family protein translates to MRRILSSLCLVLCFTALTPSPTVDAQQAVRNLEFDMKAGYFVYFGGLIKWPDRPFPGAANAFVIGVLGDNPFGPSLRPSGNGFAVHSSLIGKPVSTIQNKPIKVVHYKSVAEFEKNYSPCHILFISRSSEAGVSRETVQDRANSAIQKTKGQSVLLVGEADGKSESETLANSGVMICYWNDLQAFRLKMFINKTVAQNERLNISSRLLGLKLVTVL, encoded by the coding sequence ATGCGCCGGATACTTTCATCGCTTTGCTTGGTTCTGTGCTTCACCGCGCTGACACCTTCACCCACCGTTGACGCCCAGCAAGCGGTCCGGAATCTCGAATTCGACATGAAAGCCGGCTACTTCGTTTACTTTGGCGGGTTGATCAAATGGCCGGATCGGCCGTTCCCCGGAGCGGCGAACGCCTTTGTGATCGGTGTGCTCGGGGACAATCCGTTCGGACCCTCGCTGCGGCCAAGTGGGAACGGATTCGCGGTCCATTCGAGCCTGATCGGAAAGCCCGTGTCGACAATTCAAAACAAGCCGATCAAGGTGGTCCATTACAAATCGGTGGCCGAGTTCGAAAAAAACTACAGTCCATGCCATATACTTTTCATCTCGCGATCCTCCGAAGCCGGCGTCTCGAGGGAGACGGTCCAGGATCGAGCCAACTCGGCCATCCAGAAAACCAAAGGTCAGTCGGTACTGCTGGTCGGCGAGGCGGATGGCAAATCAGAATCAGAGACGCTCGCCAATTCTGGGGTGATGATTTGCTACTGGAACGATCTTCAAGCGTTTCGTTTGAAGATGTTTATCAACAAGACTGTTGCGCAGAATGAACGATTAAACATTAGCAGTCGACTGCTGGGTTTAAAACTTGTCACCGTGCTCTAG
- a CDS encoding sensor histidine kinase, translating to MRWLRDLSIRIKWTVSLVIVVSIALLLSTLAGLLEQHGSAKAAMKTQISVLADVLGDASMTALKFGDNEVGDEVVSIVRREPDVVYAQIFDAQGESFATYKASKRVSDEMPITRDRNQAVFRGGFLHVFTKIGDRDAPLGAIYLRASMEELYASSMHRIRLAFVSLLICLGIAVLLGFFVQRAIVSPVLQLAKATKKVSREGDYSVRVHCNTGDELGVLCNGFNTMLEQIQQRDRELEKHRTHLEELVHERTGRLEAQTQELSDSNERLERSNQELDDFAYIVSHDLKEPLRGISRYSSFLAEDYGDKLDDAGHEKIETLQRLCLRQENLIDSLLHYSRVGRAEFAIGPTDLNEIVHQVTDMMHVTLEEQGVEVRVPRRLPTVKCDSVRIAEVYRNLMTNAVKYNDKPEKWVEIGFLQHGQEKTNLLKEDGFVFYVRDNGIGIREKHQESVFRIFKRLHARDKYGGGTGAGLTFVKKIVERHGGKIWLESTYGEGTTFYFTVEPGVVA from the coding sequence ATGCGCTGGCTGAGAGACCTGTCGATTCGAATTAAATGGACAGTCTCCTTGGTGATCGTTGTCAGCATCGCGTTGTTGCTGTCGACCCTTGCGGGACTGTTGGAACAGCATGGTTCGGCCAAGGCAGCCATGAAAACCCAGATTTCCGTTCTCGCGGACGTTCTCGGCGATGCCAGTATGACGGCATTGAAATTCGGGGACAACGAAGTCGGCGATGAGGTCGTGTCGATTGTCCGCCGCGAACCCGACGTGGTGTATGCACAGATTTTTGATGCCCAGGGCGAATCGTTCGCAACGTACAAGGCATCAAAGCGTGTGTCGGATGAGATGCCCATCACGAGAGACAGAAACCAAGCTGTATTCCGCGGAGGGTTTCTCCACGTATTCACGAAGATCGGCGATCGGGATGCTCCACTGGGTGCAATTTATTTGCGTGCCAGCATGGAAGAGTTGTATGCGTCGTCAATGCACCGGATCCGACTCGCATTCGTTTCGCTGCTGATCTGTCTCGGCATCGCGGTGCTGCTCGGTTTTTTCGTGCAGCGTGCGATCGTCAGTCCGGTGCTGCAGTTGGCCAAGGCGACGAAGAAGGTTTCTCGCGAAGGGGATTATTCTGTTCGCGTTCACTGCAACACCGGTGATGAACTCGGCGTGCTGTGCAACGGTTTCAACACGATGCTGGAACAGATCCAACAGCGGGATCGGGAGTTGGAAAAACATCGCACGCACCTGGAAGAATTGGTGCATGAACGGACCGGCCGGCTGGAAGCCCAGACGCAGGAGTTGAGCGATTCCAACGAACGGCTGGAACGCAGCAATCAGGAGCTCGACGATTTTGCGTACATCGTTTCACACGATCTGAAGGAACCGCTGCGTGGCATCTCAAGATACTCCTCCTTTCTGGCCGAAGACTATGGCGACAAGTTGGACGACGCCGGGCACGAGAAAATCGAGACGCTTCAGCGGTTGTGTTTACGCCAGGAGAATCTGATCGATTCCCTGTTGCATTACTCCCGCGTCGGCCGTGCCGAATTTGCCATCGGGCCGACGGATTTGAACGAGATCGTCCACCAGGTCACCGACATGATGCATGTCACGCTGGAAGAACAGGGCGTCGAAGTGCGAGTGCCCCGGCGCTTGCCAACCGTCAAGTGCGATTCGGTTCGAATCGCTGAAGTTTATCGCAATCTGATGACGAATGCGGTAAAGTACAATGACAAGCCGGAGAAGTGGGTCGAGATCGGTTTCCTGCAGCATGGTCAGGAGAAGACGAATCTTTTGAAGGAAGACGGCTTCGTGTTCTATGTCCGCGACAACGGGATCGGCATTCGCGAAAAACATCAAGAATCGGTCTTCCGTATCTTCAAGCGGCTGCACGCGCGCGACAAGTACGGAGGCGGAACCGGCGCGGGGCTGACGTTTGTCAAAAAGATTGTGGAGCGGCACGGTGGTAAAATCTGGCTGGAATCGACCTATGGCGAAGGAACCACGTTTTACTTCACGGTCGAACCGGGAGTGGTCGCATGA
- a CDS encoding response regulator — MVDWSNQPILIVEDSPEDFEATVRALKSSGLRNSLYRCSDGDEALDYLHRRGDYTSAEDAPRPGIILLDLNLPGTDGREVLEEIKQDPELKRIPVVVLTTSTDERDIEACYEFGANSYIQKPVDLAGFVNAIQRLKDYWFQIVVFPKTDD; from the coding sequence ATGGTCGATTGGAGCAATCAACCGATATTGATCGTCGAGGACAGTCCGGAGGACTTCGAAGCGACGGTTCGAGCGTTGAAGTCCTCGGGGCTGAGAAATTCTCTTTATCGTTGCAGCGACGGCGACGAAGCGCTGGACTATCTGCACCGCCGTGGTGACTACACGTCGGCCGAGGACGCTCCGCGACCGGGCATCATCTTGCTGGACTTGAATCTGCCCGGGACCGACGGACGCGAAGTGCTGGAGGAGATCAAGCAGGACCCGGAACTGAAGAGGATCCCCGTCGTCGTTCTCACCACGTCGACCGATGAACGCGACATCGAAGCGTGTTATGAGTTCGGTGCGAACAGCTACATCCAAAAACCGGTCGATCTGGCGGGATTTGTCAATGCGATTCAGCGGCTGAAGGATTACTGGTTCCAAATCGTGGTGTTCCCCAAGACCGACGACTAG
- a CDS encoding hybrid sensor histidine kinase/response regulator produces MALRILIVDDSPEDREVYRRLLSQQAWNEYDVTDADCGEDGLEVCRSRPPDCLLLDYNLPDLDGLEFLTELRDFAGEHPFAIVMLTGQGNESIAVDAMKKGAQDYLVKGELTSDNLQRAVTNAVERVSLQREVELQREELKQRNEQLQLAKEAAEAANRAKSDFLANMSHEIRTPMNGIIGMTELLLSTKHTAEQNEYLAMVKDSADALLRLLNDILDFSKIEAGKLALEATHFNLRDCVGKTSQTLGIRAAAKSLELHCRIDPALPEYLIGDAGRLRQIIVNLAGNAIKFTDEGEVVINVVEESRDDDHVTLHVSVQDTGIGIAPEHQANVFGVFEQADSSITRKFGGTGLGLAISSQLVEMMGGRIWLESELGTGTTFHFTCVFGIGQEQPAVAPVDRSALAGLPVLVVDDNLTNRRILEEILTNWSMQPVTVESGAAALGELSRATEAGRPYPLVLTDAMMPEMDGFELAGRITEDPRIETCDVIMISSAARPGDADRCRELGVARYMTKPVVQSELLDALLAVFGQRAAENRQSQSGPDAPGDASARLKILLAEDGLVNQRVAVGLLEMRGHAVTIANNGKEAVDAIRNDRYDVVLMDVQMPEMDGLEATIAIRQMEKPQGRHTPIIAMTAAAMKGDREKCLEVGMDGYVSKPIDPEQLARTLSEFAPTLSPPPPDVTDTETTAAPESAPESAADVIDLEFAQTRIPGGADGVKEVARLLLDECPKMIDAIAEGLANKDASQVRRSAHTLKGSADWFAAKRVVAAAKRIEYFARDEDLDAAAAALPELEQEVAQLINAVKQLTVPAVESQD; encoded by the coding sequence ATGGCGCTTCGTATCTTGATCGTCGACGACAGCCCCGAAGACCGCGAGGTCTATCGGCGGCTGTTGAGCCAGCAGGCTTGGAACGAATATGACGTGACCGATGCCGATTGTGGAGAGGACGGGCTTGAGGTTTGCCGTTCTCGTCCACCGGACTGTTTGCTGTTGGATTACAACCTGCCCGACCTGGACGGCTTGGAGTTTCTGACCGAACTTCGCGACTTCGCCGGTGAGCATCCCTTTGCCATCGTCATGCTGACCGGTCAGGGGAATGAATCGATCGCCGTCGACGCGATGAAGAAAGGCGCCCAGGACTACTTGGTCAAGGGCGAGCTGACGTCGGACAACTTGCAACGCGCCGTCACCAACGCCGTCGAAAGAGTCAGCCTGCAACGCGAGGTCGAACTGCAACGTGAAGAGTTGAAGCAGCGAAACGAGCAACTGCAGCTGGCCAAAGAAGCCGCCGAAGCGGCCAACCGGGCCAAGAGCGATTTTCTGGCCAACATGAGTCATGAAATCCGCACGCCGATGAACGGCATCATCGGCATGACCGAATTGTTGCTCAGTACCAAGCACACCGCCGAACAAAATGAATACCTGGCGATGGTCAAGGATTCGGCCGACGCGCTGTTGCGTCTGCTGAACGATATCCTGGATTTTTCAAAGATCGAAGCCGGCAAATTGGCGCTCGAAGCGACGCACTTCAACTTGCGTGATTGCGTCGGTAAGACGAGCCAAACGCTGGGGATTCGCGCGGCCGCCAAGTCGTTGGAATTGCACTGCCGGATCGATCCCGCGTTGCCAGAATACCTGATCGGCGATGCGGGACGGCTGCGGCAGATCATTGTCAACCTTGCCGGAAATGCGATCAAGTTTACCGATGAGGGTGAAGTCGTCATCAATGTGGTCGAGGAATCACGTGACGACGATCACGTGACGCTGCATGTCTCCGTCCAGGACACCGGGATCGGAATCGCGCCGGAACACCAAGCGAATGTGTTCGGTGTCTTTGAACAGGCGGATTCTTCGATCACACGGAAGTTCGGCGGCACCGGGCTGGGGCTGGCCATCTCGTCGCAACTGGTCGAAATGATGGGCGGACGGATCTGGCTGGAAAGCGAGTTGGGGACGGGGACCACGTTTCACTTCACCTGCGTGTTCGGAATCGGCCAGGAGCAACCGGCCGTGGCGCCGGTCGACCGCTCCGCCCTGGCCGGGCTGCCGGTGCTGGTCGTCGACGACAACCTGACCAATCGTCGAATCCTGGAGGAGATCCTGACGAATTGGAGCATGCAGCCGGTGACGGTCGAGAGCGGAGCGGCGGCCTTGGGCGAATTGTCTCGGGCCACCGAAGCCGGCCGGCCGTACCCGTTGGTGTTGACCGATGCGATGATGCCGGAGATGGACGGATTCGAATTGGCGGGCCGGATCACTGAAGATCCGCGGATCGAGACGTGTGACGTGATCATGATCTCCTCGGCCGCTCGGCCCGGCGACGCCGATCGGTGCCGCGAATTGGGTGTCGCCCGATACATGACCAAACCGGTCGTGCAGTCGGAGTTGTTGGATGCACTGCTTGCGGTCTTCGGCCAGCGGGCCGCAGAGAACCGTCAATCGCAATCCGGTCCGGACGCACCGGGGGATGCGTCGGCACGTCTGAAGATCCTGTTGGCCGAAGACGGTTTGGTCAATCAACGTGTTGCCGTCGGGTTGTTGGAAATGCGGGGGCACGCCGTGACGATCGCCAATAACGGCAAAGAGGCGGTCGATGCAATCCGCAACGATCGCTATGACGTCGTGTTGATGGATGTGCAAATGCCGGAAATGGACGGATTGGAGGCGACGATTGCGATCCGCCAGATGGAGAAACCACAAGGCCGACACACGCCGATCATTGCGATGACCGCCGCGGCCATGAAGGGCGACCGGGAGAAGTGTTTGGAGGTGGGGATGGACGGATATGTCTCCAAGCCGATCGACCCCGAACAACTCGCTCGTACGCTCAGCGAGTTCGCGCCGACCCTCTCCCCACCACCGCCCGACGTGACCGACACGGAGACGACCGCAGCCCCCGAATCCGCACCCGAATCCGCCGCCGACGTGATCGATTTGGAATTCGCACAAACCCGGATCCCCGGCGGCGCCGACGGTGTGAAAGAAGTCGCGCGGCTGTTGCTGGACGAATGCCCCAAGATGATCGACGCCATTGCGGAAGGCTTGGCCAACAAAGACGCCAGTCAAGTCCGACGCAGCGCCCACACTCTCAAAGGCTCCGCCGATTGGTTTGCGGCAAAGCGGGTCGTTGCCGCGGCCAAGCGAATCGAATACTTTGCCCGCGACGAAGATCTGGATGCCGCAGCGGCGGCGCTGCCGGAACTCGAGCAGGAAGTGGCGCAGCTGATCAACGCGGTCAAGCAACTGACAGTGCCCGCCGTTGAGTCACAGGATTAG